A part of Paenibacillus donghaensis genomic DNA contains:
- the flhB gene encoding flagellar biosynthesis protein FlhB: MPKRKRYRLDLQLFSGEKTEKATPKKREDARKKGQVAKSAELSGAVVLLSAMLSLSMFGGYMKERFMTLYTDVFRNRMMLEITPENVLQLFNQYGLQILMLLAPLLGITFIMALVSSMAQVGFMTTGEGITPKFDKINPIKGFKNIFSMRSFVEFLKSIFKLVLISYLVYSTLWGEKNSFVSLSHVSAEGIFNFAARLTMSLGIKIGAALLIMALLDYMYQKYEHEKNLKMSKQDIKDEYKKMEGDPLIKGKIRERQRRMAMQRMMQEVPKADVIITNPTHFAVALKYDGSQMEAPQIIAKGQDYVALRIRELAKENGIVTMENKPLARALFQRAEIGDVVPADLFQAVAEVLAYVYKLKGKKR, translated from the coding sequence ATGCCTAAGAGGAAACGTTACCGACTGGATCTTCAACTCTTCTCGGGTGAAAAGACGGAGAAAGCCACGCCAAAGAAACGGGAGGACGCGCGCAAAAAAGGCCAGGTGGCCAAAAGCGCAGAGTTGTCCGGTGCAGTGGTCCTATTATCGGCCATGCTAAGCCTGTCCATGTTTGGCGGTTATATGAAGGAACGCTTCATGACACTTTATACCGATGTATTTCGCAACCGCATGATGCTGGAGATTACGCCTGAGAATGTGCTGCAGCTGTTTAATCAGTATGGCCTGCAGATTCTTATGCTGCTTGCTCCGCTGCTAGGCATCACATTCATCATGGCACTGGTATCGAGTATGGCTCAAGTGGGCTTTATGACTACGGGCGAAGGGATCACACCCAAATTCGACAAGATCAATCCGATTAAAGGCTTCAAGAATATTTTCTCCATGCGTTCGTTTGTAGAGTTCCTGAAATCAATTTTTAAGCTGGTTCTGATTTCTTATTTGGTCTATAGCACGCTTTGGGGAGAGAAGAACAGTTTTGTTTCCCTGTCGCACGTCAGTGCGGAGGGGATTTTTAATTTCGCTGCCCGGTTGACCATGAGTCTTGGAATCAAGATTGGAGCGGCTTTGCTGATTATGGCTTTGCTGGATTATATGTACCAGAAGTACGAGCATGAGAAGAACCTCAAGATGTCTAAGCAGGACATCAAGGATGAGTATAAGAAGATGGAAGGCGACCCGCTGATTAAAGGCAAAATCCGCGAGCGTCAACGCAGGATGGCGATGCAGCGTATGATGCAGGAGGTTCCGAAGGCGGATGTGATTATCACCAACCCGACACATTTCGCGGTTGCGCTGAAATATGACGGCAGCCAGATGGAAGCCCCGCAGATTATAGCGAAAGGTCAGGATTATGTGGCACTGCGCATCCGTGAGCTGGCCAAAGAGAATGGCATTGTAACTATGGAAAATAAGCCGCTGGCACGGGCATTGTTTCAGAGGGCCGAGATTGGGGACGTTGTACCCGCGGACCTGTTTCAGGCTGTTGCCGAAGTGCTGGCCTATGTATATAAGCTTAAAGGCAAGAAGAGATAG
- the fliR gene encoding flagellar biosynthetic protein FliR: protein METWLQSFPVFLLIFCRISAFFVVVPVFSSQGVPATFKIGISFFVAMVVYSASGTGLTVPQDLSYILLVAREVLIGLLLGFIGYLMFMAIQTAGSFIDIQIGFGIANVIDPMTGASSPILGNFKYIIALLMFLSINGHHHLLNAIVYSYNWIPMNNDVFLNMIDGSLSEFLVRSFAQSFILAFQMSAPLVTALFLTDVGLAFLARTAPQYNVFVIGVPLKIIVGLGLLLIVMPGMAVLFQNLFDIMFESMQNLLNLMGKSP, encoded by the coding sequence ATGGAGACATGGTTGCAAAGTTTCCCCGTCTTTCTGCTGATTTTTTGTCGAATTTCCGCTTTTTTTGTTGTAGTGCCTGTCTTTTCTTCTCAAGGGGTGCCGGCAACCTTCAAGATCGGAATATCGTTTTTTGTCGCAATGGTTGTGTATAGCGCCAGCGGGACAGGCCTTACGGTGCCACAGGATCTGAGTTATATTCTGTTGGTCGCAAGAGAGGTGCTTATTGGGCTGCTGCTCGGTTTTATCGGTTATCTCATGTTTATGGCCATTCAGACCGCCGGGTCGTTTATTGATATTCAGATCGGATTCGGGATTGCCAACGTGATTGATCCGATGACCGGAGCCTCCTCGCCGATTCTTGGCAACTTCAAGTATATAATCGCTTTGCTGATGTTTCTCAGTATTAACGGCCATCACCATCTATTAAACGCAATTGTCTATAGTTATAACTGGATTCCTATGAATAATGATGTATTCCTGAATATGATAGATGGAAGTCTGTCAGAGTTCCTTGTCCGGAGCTTTGCCCAGTCTTTTATCCTGGCTTTTCAGATGTCTGCTCCTCTGGTTACCGCCTTATTCCTCACAGACGTGGGGCTGGCGTTTCTGGCAAGAACGGCACCGCAATACAATGTATTTGTTATCGGGGTTCCGTTGAAGATCATTGTAGGTCTGGGCTTGCTGCTGATAGTGATGCCGGGAATGGCCGTGCTGTTTCAGAATCTGTTCGACATCATGTTCGAATCCATGCAGAATCTGCTGAACCTGATGGGCAAAAGCCCCTAA
- the fliQ gene encoding flagellar biosynthesis protein FliQ: protein MSTEFIIGLAGQAVYLVLETSAPMLILGLVVGLIISIFQATTQIQEQTLAFVPKIVAVLLALLLFGPWIMTKLVDFTSQILGNLYMYIG from the coding sequence ATGAGTACGGAGTTTATTATTGGTCTGGCAGGCCAAGCCGTATATTTAGTGCTGGAGACGAGCGCTCCCATGCTGATTCTTGGTCTGGTGGTAGGGCTGATCATCAGTATTTTTCAAGCGACAACGCAGATTCAGGAGCAGACCCTGGCGTTTGTTCCCAAAATCGTAGCCGTATTGCTGGCCTTGTTGTTGTTCGGTCCGTGGATTATGACGAAGCTGGTCGACTTCACCAGTCAAATTTTGGGCAATCTTTATATGTACATCGGTTAG
- the fliP gene encoding flagellar type III secretion system pore protein FliP (The bacterial flagellar biogenesis protein FliP forms a type III secretion system (T3SS)-type pore required for flagellar assembly.): MRKKLILAFLLVLMSSIVWMHPIHADPIPNINIQVGNEDAASGGTSSISILLLVTVLSIAPAFLVLMTSFTRIVIVLGFVRTSLGTQQMPPNQVLVGLALFLTLFIMSPTLATVNETALQPYIKGTITQSEALDKAAAPMKEFMFKQTNTKDLLLFMNYTGYTGSARPDTYNDIPLTVMVPAFAIGEMKKAFIMGFLIFIPFLIIDIVVASTLMAMGMMMLPPVMISLPFKIMLFVLVDGWYLVIKSLLMSFNT; the protein is encoded by the coding sequence ATGAGAAAAAAGCTGATTCTTGCGTTTCTGCTGGTGCTGATGTCCAGTATTGTCTGGATGCATCCGATCCATGCTGATCCTATACCAAACATCAATATTCAGGTTGGCAATGAAGACGCGGCCAGCGGCGGTACCAGTTCGATCTCCATTCTGCTTCTGGTAACGGTTCTGAGCATTGCTCCGGCGTTTCTGGTTCTAATGACCAGCTTCACCCGGATTGTGATTGTGCTTGGATTCGTTCGAACCTCGCTAGGTACGCAGCAAATGCCTCCGAACCAGGTGCTGGTGGGGCTGGCGCTGTTCCTGACCTTGTTCATCATGTCACCGACGCTTGCGACTGTGAATGAAACGGCACTGCAGCCATACATCAAGGGAACAATTACCCAGAGTGAGGCGCTGGACAAGGCAGCTGCGCCCATGAAGGAATTTATGTTCAAACAGACCAACACCAAAGATTTGCTGCTGTTTATGAATTATACGGGTTATACCGGGTCTGCAAGACCGGATACTTATAATGATATTCCGCTGACGGTTATGGTGCCGGCTTTTGCGATTGGAGAAATGAAAAAAGCATTTATTATGGGTTTTCTTATTTTCATTCCGTTTCTGATCATTGATATTGTAGTGGCAAGCACACTGATGGCTATGGGGATGATGATGTTGCCTCCGGTCATGATTTCGTTGCCCTTCAAAATTATGCTCTTCGTACTGGTGGACGGCTGGTACCTGGTTATAAAATCACTGCTAATGAGCTTTAACACCTGA
- a CDS encoding flagellar biosynthetic protein FliO: MLFNSQPQPLGTGNTLLNLFNVILVLAVIIVLIVLLIRFLGRRNQTFMSGRSIRTLGAVGLGPNKSMQVIEIGNSLYLIGVGENITLLDKITDQAEVDQIITSFEEQSSGQKNPLLPLISKIKNKLRGEVPSQEIDLSENPSFYETLQSKLANAPERKEKLEELLRDEDPEGESRKL, from the coding sequence ATGCTCTTCAATTCGCAGCCACAGCCGCTCGGAACAGGTAATACCCTGCTGAATCTGTTTAACGTTATTCTTGTTCTGGCGGTAATTATTGTTCTTATTGTACTGCTGATCCGTTTTCTGGGACGCCGCAACCAGACCTTTATGAGCGGGCGTTCCATACGGACGCTTGGCGCGGTGGGTCTTGGACCCAACAAGTCGATGCAGGTGATCGAAATCGGCAACAGCCTCTATCTGATCGGAGTGGGCGAGAATATTACCCTCCTGGACAAAATTACGGACCAGGCTGAGGTAGATCAGATTATCACCTCTTTTGAGGAGCAATCCTCAGGGCAGAAGAACCCTCTCCTGCCGCTTATTTCCAAGATTAAGAATAAGCTGCGGGGGGAGGTGCCCTCGCAGGAAATCGACCTTAGCGAGAACCCGTCCTTCTATGAGACGCTGCAATCCAAGCTTGCCAATGCGCCAGAGCGCAAAGAGAAGCTCGAGGAGCTGCTTCGGGATGAGGACCCTGAGGGAGAGTCGAGGAAGTTATGA
- a CDS encoding response regulator, translating into MANRILIVDDAAFMRMMIRDILSKNGFEVVGEAQDGSQAIEKFKELRPDLITMDITMPEMDGIAALKEIKKVDANAKVIMCSAMGQQAMVIDAIQAGAKDFIVKPFQADRVIEAINKTLGV; encoded by the coding sequence ATGGCTAATCGAATTCTAATCGTGGACGATGCAGCATTTATGAGAATGATGATCCGTGACATTTTGTCAAAAAACGGATTTGAAGTAGTGGGTGAAGCCCAGGACGGTTCTCAGGCTATAGAGAAATTTAAGGAGTTGCGTCCGGACCTGATTACGATGGATATCACCATGCCTGAAATGGACGGTATTGCCGCCCTTAAAGAAATCAAAAAGGTGGATGCCAACGCCAAAGTCATCATGTGTTCCGCCATGGGCCAGCAGGCTATGGTTATCGATGCCATTCAAGCGGGTGCCAAAGACTTTATCGTGAAGCCTTTCCAGGCTGACCGTGTAATTGAAGCCATCAACAAAACACTGGGTGTGTAA
- the fliY gene encoding flagellar motor switch phosphatase FliY, whose protein sequence is MTSKDYLSQEEIDALLRQSAEGTMAVPEKTVDDYLTPFEQDALGEIGNITFGSAATALSTLLGKKVDITTPQVSIITRGEFEEAFPRPHVAVHVQYVDGFQGINSLVIKIRDAQVIADLMLGGEGDPKDEELNEIHISAVQEAMNQMMGSSATSMSTIFNRFVNISPPGIDILNMSSGEGVGSLPDDETLIRISFRLKIGDLIDSTIMQLLPVQFAKDMVTMLIGDVSIADQEAAVSSTDTATKPAAAPAPAAPPVQQAPPAQPEAGMPPQYPPQGMPPYPGMPEGGYYYPPAGVPAYGMPGMPPYGMPPQMPYGQPQPPQSMPNPAPNRNVNVQPVQFATLGGGAFANIDENNLNLLMDIPLRVTVELGRTQKQIKDILEMSQGSIIELDKLAGEPVDILVNNKLIAKGEVVVIDENFGVRVTDIVSQWDRIQKLQ, encoded by the coding sequence TTGACGAGTAAGGATTATTTATCGCAAGAGGAAATTGACGCCCTCCTCAGACAATCGGCTGAAGGGACGATGGCAGTCCCTGAGAAGACGGTCGACGATTATCTGACCCCTTTTGAACAGGATGCATTGGGCGAAATTGGCAATATTACGTTCGGAAGCGCAGCAACAGCACTCTCAACACTGCTGGGCAAAAAAGTGGATATCACTACCCCACAGGTCTCCATCATCACACGCGGAGAGTTCGAAGAAGCATTCCCAAGGCCCCATGTCGCTGTTCATGTGCAATATGTGGACGGATTCCAGGGCATCAATTCCCTGGTGATCAAGATCAGGGATGCCCAGGTGATAGCCGATCTGATGCTCGGCGGTGAAGGTGACCCGAAGGATGAGGAACTAAACGAAATTCACATCAGTGCGGTGCAGGAAGCCATGAATCAGATGATGGGCTCCTCTGCCACCTCGATGTCAACCATATTCAACCGGTTTGTCAATATCTCCCCTCCGGGGATCGATATATTGAATATGTCCAGTGGAGAAGGCGTAGGCAGCCTGCCGGATGATGAGACGCTGATCCGGATTTCCTTCCGGCTGAAGATCGGCGATCTGATAGATTCTACCATTATGCAGCTGCTGCCGGTGCAATTCGCCAAGGATATGGTGACGATGCTGATTGGGGATGTCAGCATCGCTGATCAGGAAGCGGCTGTCTCTTCTACAGACACAGCAACCAAGCCTGCGGCTGCACCTGCTCCCGCCGCACCGCCGGTGCAGCAAGCACCTCCGGCTCAGCCTGAAGCTGGCATGCCGCCGCAGTATCCACCGCAAGGGATGCCTCCCTATCCGGGAATGCCGGAAGGTGGCTATTATTATCCACCGGCAGGAGTGCCCGCCTATGGTATGCCAGGCATGCCACCTTATGGAATGCCGCCGCAGATGCCTTATGGACAGCCGCAGCCGCCGCAATCCATGCCGAATCCCGCGCCAAACCGCAATGTAAATGTGCAACCGGTGCAATTCGCCACCCTGGGCGGTGGAGCTTTTGCAAACATTGATGAAAATAATTTAAATTTATTGATGGACATACCACTGAGAGTAACCGTAGAATTAGGAAGGACCCAGAAGCAGATCAAAGATATTTTAGAAATGTCCCAAGGCTCGATTATCGAATTGGACAAGCTGGCGGGTGAGCCGGTAGACATTTTAGTTAACAACAAGCTCATTGCCAAGGGGGAAGTCGTAGTTATCGACGAAAACTTCGGAGTTCGCGTTACGGATATCGTCAGCCAGTGGGACCGAATTCAAAAACTACAATAA
- the fliM gene encoding flagellar motor switch protein FliM, which translates to MVDVLSQNEIDALLAALSSGEMDADELKKEETQKKIRSYDFKRAVRFSKDHIRSLTRIHDNFARYLTTYFSAQLRTFVQINVVQVEQLPYDEFIRSIPKMTILNIFEAEPLEGRMVMEVHPNIAFAMLDRLLGGFGIAPSKITSLTEIETTIMERIFSRCFESLQEAWKTILDIHPRMEALETNPQFMQIVSPNETIALISLSTKIGDTTGMINLCIPHVVLEPIMSRLSVHQWFVSEKKTRDEGELAAIKARVHKAQLPIVAELGESRLSISEFLGLSIGDVISLNKNVDSGLSIKVGNKLKFIGSPGMVKERVAVQIDEIVSEGVEEFDE; encoded by the coding sequence ATGGTTGATGTACTATCACAAAACGAAATTGATGCATTGCTTGCTGCACTTTCATCCGGTGAAATGGATGCCGACGAACTAAAGAAAGAAGAAACACAGAAAAAGATCCGCTCTTACGACTTCAAACGGGCCGTGCGTTTCTCGAAAGACCATATCCGCAGTCTCACGCGGATTCATGACAACTTTGCCCGCTATCTTACTACGTACTTTTCGGCCCAATTGCGAACCTTTGTGCAGATCAATGTCGTTCAGGTAGAGCAGCTCCCTTATGATGAGTTTATCCGCTCCATTCCTAAAATGACGATACTGAATATTTTTGAAGCTGAGCCGCTGGAAGGCCGAATGGTGATGGAGGTTCATCCGAATATTGCTTTCGCCATGCTGGATCGGCTGCTGGGAGGGTTCGGAATTGCACCGTCGAAGATTACTTCCCTGACTGAAATTGAAACGACCATCATGGAACGGATATTCAGCAGGTGCTTCGAGAGCCTTCAGGAGGCCTGGAAGACGATTCTGGACATCCATCCGCGGATGGAGGCGCTGGAGACCAATCCGCAATTTATGCAGATTGTATCTCCCAATGAAACGATCGCCTTGATCTCCTTAAGCACCAAGATAGGGGATACGACAGGAATGATTAATCTGTGCATACCCCATGTCGTGCTTGAGCCGATTATGTCCAGATTGTCCGTCCATCAGTGGTTTGTATCCGAGAAAAAAACACGCGACGAAGGCGAGCTTGCGGCCATCAAAGCCAGGGTACATAAGGCCCAGCTTCCTATAGTGGCTGAGCTGGGTGAATCAAGGTTGTCCATTTCCGAGTTCCTGGGACTCAGCATCGGAGACGTAATCTCCCTGAACAAAAATGTGGATTCCGGGCTGTCCATCAAAGTGGGGAACAAGCTTAAATTTATCGGAAGTCCAGGGATGGTTAAGGAACGTGTAGCGGTGCAGATCGACGAGATTGTCAGTGAAGGAGTTGAAGAATTTGACGAGTAA
- a CDS encoding flagellar basal body-associated FliL family protein → MKKMLPWLITIILAISLIAVAGILLMGKFFPGDADPVNAAVQNVEANHLSADQIVELTAEITDIKTNLADPDYIVQINFAFQLNSVESKEAFEKIKDIKIKPIIIKTLADSTPEELDGAKGKDQLSSKLVNLINKTLTEGQLTLIDVTYFIKTGI, encoded by the coding sequence ATGAAGAAGATGCTGCCGTGGCTCATTACGATTATCCTTGCCATTTCTCTAATAGCAGTAGCCGGAATTTTATTGATGGGCAAATTTTTTCCGGGTGACGCCGACCCCGTAAATGCTGCCGTGCAGAATGTGGAGGCTAATCACCTGAGCGCCGATCAGATTGTCGAGCTTACAGCCGAAATTACTGACATCAAAACTAATCTTGCCGATCCCGATTATATCGTTCAAATAAATTTTGCGTTCCAGCTGAATTCCGTGGAATCTAAAGAAGCCTTTGAGAAAATAAAGGATATCAAAATCAAGCCGATTATTATCAAAACACTCGCCGATTCAACCCCGGAAGAGCTTGACGGTGCCAAGGGGAAAGATCAGCTTAGCAGCAAGCTGGTGAATCTGATCAACAAAACCTTGACCGAGGGCCAGCTGACCCTGATTGATGTAACCTATTTTATTAAGACTGGGATTTAG
- a CDS encoding flagellar FlbD family protein — translation MISVTRLNGTPMWLNALLVEMVEESPDTYITLVTGKRLIVLEKADEVILKIRDYNRDIGNHAATIKIQSMEELT, via the coding sequence ATGATCTCGGTAACCCGTTTAAATGGTACACCTATGTGGCTAAACGCACTGCTAGTAGAAATGGTAGAAGAAAGTCCGGACACGTATATTACGCTCGTAACCGGAAAAAGGCTGATTGTACTGGAAAAAGCCGATGAGGTCATTCTTAAGATCCGGGACTACAACAGGGACATAGGCAACCATGCTGCGACCATCAAAATTCAATCAATGGAGGAGCTAACATGA
- the flgG gene encoding flagellar basal body rod protein FlgG, which produces MIRSMYSGVSGMRGFQTKLDVIGNNIANVNTIGFKSGRVMFKDIMSQTVSGVSAPGEDGQGGVNAKQIGLGVSISSIDTLHLNGSAMTTNVPTDLRIDGDGFFLVNLGDDQEVPFLTRAGNFTVDANGSLLTVDGMRVLDTGNAPIVLDPEATAYSISKDGFIIQTMPDGTTTADLQIGIAKISNPQGLEKIGGNLYRMTLNANPEGTFETVVANSAEAGTGAIIAGELEMSNVDLTGEFTEMIVAQRGFQANSRIITTSDEVLQEVVNLKR; this is translated from the coding sequence ATGATCAGATCTATGTACTCAGGTGTTTCAGGAATGCGCGGGTTCCAGACCAAGCTTGACGTTATCGGCAATAACATTGCCAATGTCAACACCATCGGCTTCAAATCAGGACGCGTAATGTTCAAGGATATTATGAGCCAGACGGTATCCGGTGTTTCCGCACCAGGCGAAGACGGCCAGGGCGGAGTTAACGCCAAGCAGATCGGTCTCGGCGTAAGTATCTCGTCTATCGATACACTGCATCTAAACGGAAGTGCGATGACTACCAATGTGCCAACCGACTTGCGTATCGACGGTGATGGTTTCTTCCTGGTCAATCTCGGAGACGATCAGGAGGTGCCTTTCCTGACACGTGCCGGGAATTTCACTGTGGATGCCAACGGCAGCCTGTTGACGGTTGATGGCATGCGTGTTCTAGATACCGGAAATGCTCCGATTGTTCTGGATCCGGAAGCTACGGCCTACTCTATCTCCAAAGACGGGTTCATTATTCAGACCATGCCAGATGGAACTACAACAGCCGATTTACAGATTGGGATTGCCAAAATCAGCAATCCGCAAGGTTTGGAGAAAATCGGCGGGAATCTGTACCGGATGACTTTGAATGCCAATCCGGAGGGTACTTTTGAAACGGTTGTGGCCAACAGTGCTGAAGCAGGCACCGGAGCCATCATCGCCGGCGAACTGGAAATGTCCAATGTCGATCTGACCGGTGAATTCACCGAGATGATCGTGGCGCAGCGCGGCTTCCAGGCCAACTCCCGGATTATCACCACTTCGGATGAAGTGCTGCAGGAAGTTGTTAACCTGAAGCGTTAA
- a CDS encoding TIGR02530 family flagellar biosynthesis protein, translating to MSDRLTIGQMYPAPVHSSALQRTPLSKSQAAAPEATFESVLQKNLLKFSNHAAKRLEQRGIELGSSQLAEISSAVDKAAAKGSKESLILMKDMALIVSVQNRTVVTAMDGSSMKDNVFTQIDSAVIIS from the coding sequence ATGAGCGACAGGCTTACTATAGGCCAGATGTACCCGGCTCCTGTTCATTCTTCGGCACTACAGCGCACGCCGCTGTCCAAGTCGCAGGCTGCGGCTCCCGAAGCAACCTTTGAAAGTGTTCTGCAGAAGAATCTGCTTAAGTTCAGCAATCATGCTGCGAAACGTCTGGAACAAAGAGGAATTGAGCTTGGAAGCTCCCAACTGGCTGAGATTTCGTCCGCTGTGGACAAAGCGGCAGCCAAAGGCAGCAAGGAATCCTTAATTCTAATGAAAGACATGGCTCTGATCGTTAGTGTGCAGAACCGCACCGTGGTCACAGCGATGGATGGAAGCTCCATGAAAGACAATGTGTTCACACAAATTGACAGTGCCGTTATCATCTCATAA
- a CDS encoding flagellar hook capping FlgD N-terminal domain-containing protein, whose amino-acid sequence MAETNAVNNSSSANTANSIKKTVGGSVMGKDQFLKILITQLQHQDPMQPMEDKEFIAQMAQFTSLEQLMNISTQLTAMNQSLGNVSGLIGKEITWNDAKTKLPVTGTVESIVVSSGIQYAVVGAARIAITDITEIQNATPKNEADLIPATSGEGGESGGTT is encoded by the coding sequence ATGGCAGAAACGAATGCAGTCAATAATTCCAGTTCAGCGAACACAGCGAATTCAATCAAGAAGACGGTAGGCGGCTCAGTAATGGGCAAGGATCAGTTTCTGAAGATCCTGATTACCCAATTGCAGCATCAGGACCCCATGCAGCCTATGGAGGACAAGGAGTTCATCGCTCAGATGGCGCAGTTTACTTCTCTGGAACAGCTGATGAATATCTCTACCCAGCTGACGGCTATGAACCAGTCGCTTGGTAACGTATCCGGTCTTATCGGCAAGGAGATTACCTGGAATGACGCCAAAACAAAGTTGCCCGTTACAGGAACAGTCGAATCGATTGTAGTCTCCAGCGGTATTCAATATGCAGTTGTGGGTGCAGCACGAATCGCAATCACTGATATTACCGAAATTCAAAATGCAACCCCCAAGAATGAAGCTGATTTAATTCCAGCAACTTCAGGAGAAGGCGGGGAGAGCGGAGGAACCACATGA
- a CDS encoding flagellar hook-length control protein FliK: protein MSLVVQSFTGGTVLPSGSASPVTAGTVATAAGALAAANGTTASTLPFAQTLTQTMGGAAAAVATVPLTADLVSLLQGLLHTVQNTGEETADKATADSSVLDELTVKLEQLDEAISSDPAILAALQSWLLQVTSLLSSGSTPTETESSGAAPTLSPLAENPETLRFAVQDELHSLATLIQTAGQEGKTDVVEQGIRLLNQFSILLEQSLPAEATIKTSQPQMAASPAVMAEQSLMVPAKPKDQAAPVHTTRFAQVPVVTNATAAAPVDAAVVSTSAETELQVSTAAKAGMALEGLKVTETSLEAVPEATTGAQEHEVVTAGQLSLRGGITAPMKAEAPQVPVQQFAQEMTGFITGKLEIVRQGGLAEATISLFPENLGQVDVKITMQNGHLIAQFVTEHAAAKDMLDQQMNQLRAALVSQGLQVEKLEVTQNNTPLQSQSGQDGRQAGAGAGQQQSQSDRRSKERGEEAGDAVLAAELNGEWRDWVSGAGQEHGNDGGTFSAKA, encoded by the coding sequence ATGAGTTTAGTCGTTCAATCGTTTACGGGCGGCACGGTTCTGCCTTCGGGTTCTGCTTCTCCTGTAACCGCAGGTACAGTAGCGACAGCAGCTGGCGCTCTGGCGGCCGCAAACGGAACAACTGCTTCCACATTGCCTTTTGCCCAGACGTTGACCCAAACCATGGGTGGCGCAGCAGCAGCTGTTGCCACAGTGCCGCTGACTGCTGATCTTGTATCCTTACTGCAGGGTCTTCTACATACCGTGCAGAACACAGGTGAAGAAACAGCTGACAAGGCAACTGCCGACAGTTCAGTGCTGGACGAGCTTACCGTGAAGCTGGAGCAGCTGGATGAAGCCATCAGCAGTGATCCGGCGATTCTGGCCGCCTTGCAGAGCTGGCTGCTACAGGTGACGAGCTTGTTATCCTCAGGCAGCACTCCTACGGAGACTGAGAGTTCCGGTGCCGCGCCAACCTTGTCACCACTGGCAGAGAATCCGGAAACGTTGCGTTTCGCTGTTCAGGACGAGCTGCACAGTCTGGCAACCCTGATCCAGACAGCTGGACAGGAAGGGAAGACCGATGTAGTTGAACAGGGCATTCGGTTGTTGAATCAGTTCTCCATCTTGCTGGAGCAGAGTCTTCCGGCAGAAGCCACTATCAAGACATCGCAGCCTCAGATGGCGGCTAGTCCGGCCGTAATGGCCGAGCAGTCATTGATGGTGCCTGCCAAACCGAAAGATCAGGCCGCACCTGTCCACACGACCAGATTTGCCCAAGTGCCTGTAGTTACTAATGCAACTGCAGCAGCTCCGGTAGATGCGGCGGTAGTGAGCACCAGTGCTGAAACAGAACTTCAGGTCAGTACAGCTGCCAAAGCAGGAATGGCTTTGGAAGGTCTGAAGGTCACTGAAACCAGCCTAGAAGCGGTGCCAGAGGCTACAACAGGAGCACAGGAACATGAAGTTGTTACTGCAGGCCAGTTATCGCTGCGGGGTGGAATAACGGCTCCCATGAAGGCAGAGGCTCCACAGGTTCCCGTTCAGCAATTCGCTCAGGAGATGACCGGGTTTATAACAGGCAAGCTTGAAATCGTCCGCCAAGGCGGGTTGGCTGAAGCAACGATCTCTTTGTTTCCGGAGAATCTCGGCCAAGTCGATGTGAAGATCACCATGCAGAATGGACATCTGATTGCCCAATTTGTCACCGAGCATGCAGCTGCGAAGGATATGCTGGATCAGCAGATGAATCAGCTGAGGGCAGCACTGGTGTCTCAGGGTCTGCAGGTCGAGAAGCTTGAGGTAACCCAGAACAACACGCCGCTGCAATCACAGTCCGGTCAAGATGGACGCCAGGCGGGAGCAGGTGCTGGCCAACAGCAGTCGCAATCCGATCGACGCTCCAAAGAGCGGGGTGAAGAGGCAGGAGATGCTGTGCTGGCTGCAGAGCTGAATGGCGAATGGAGAGATTGGGTATCCGGTGCCGGTCAGGAGCATGGCAATGATGGAGGAACCTTCTCCGCCAAAGCTTAA